The Pseudobdellovibrionaceae bacterium genome contains the following window.
CCTGGCAGCCAACCACAGATGTTGGACTCTTGTACATCAGTAGAACCAAAAACAGGTAAACCTTGTGCAGATGTCACACGATAATATCCTCTTTGAGCGGGACTTTCTTGTAAAGCGCCGTTAGGAGTTAATTTGGCATAAGTTGAAAAGCTAAAGCCAAGCACGAAAAGACATACAAAAAGAACACTTGTTTTCATAATTTCACCTCGTAGGGATAAGTATTTTGTGCCTCTTTAAGAGAGACGTTGCCCACTTAAGAGTTCACTTTGTTTTGATAGGTGATGGTGTATCTCAACACCTTGCTAAACCTAAGAAGAATCAGTGTTTTTGTAAATTTGACAGGAGCAAAAAACCTCGATACATCCATAGTAACAAAGGAGCAAAGTTATGAGTCAGGTGACCATTTATACTTGGACAGTGTGCCCTTATTGCGATCGTGCGAAAGCTCTCTTAAAATCCAAAGGTGTAGACTATAAAGAGATCAATCTGGATGGAAAAGATGATGAACTCAATGCTTTAAGAGAAAAAACAGGCATGCGAACTGTACCTCAAATTTTTATAGGCGATGAGCTAGTCGGAGGGTACACAGACCTTGCTGCTCTGGATGCTTCTGGCGAGTTAGATAAAAAGTTAAGCTAGGTGCTGTAAAATATCTTCCACTTGACGATGTCTTTTGATTTGCTCAAAGGCATGTTGAAAAAATACAGAGTGCCTAGAGAGCAGCTTGATCAGCTGCTTTAACCGTCCGAGCAGTAAGGGCACAGGGCTTGTGGCATTCAGTTCATAGTATTTAAAAATAAACTGATGAATATAAAACCGCTCCAGATCATTGGGCATGTGAGGATTGGAACTGGCTTGAGGTTGGAGCAGTAACGCGGTTTCAGGATGAGGAACACTTTCCCCTAAGGCACTACGGATCTGTAAGGCCAATAAAGGCTGAGCCATCAGTCCTCGACCTAACATCACATCTGAGCAACCGCTGATCTCTTTGCATTTAAAATAATCTTCCACGGACCAGATATCACCGTTGGCCACAACGGGCATGGTGACCGCATCTTTCATATTGGCAATGTACTCCCAGTGCGCAGGGGGGCGATACGCCTCTAGTTTGGTTCGTGCGTGAACTACTAAATTGGCGGAGCCCGCTTCTTGTGCGGCAAGAGCAATCTCTTTATGAAAGTCTTTATGCTCAAACCCTAAACGCACCTTAGTGGTGACGGGGATGTGTGTGGGCACAGCTTTTCTCACGGCCTGAGTGATCGCAAAAACCCGTTCGGGATTTTTTAAAATGACAGAGCCTCCATCGTGACGATTCACAGTTTTGGCAGGACAGCCAAAGTTGATGTCAATGCCGTGGGCTCCAAGCTCGCAGGCCAATTGGGCATTTTCTGCCATGCAATTCAAATCGCTTCCTAAGAGTTGTAAAAACACAGGTGTCCCATGAGGAGTGCGTGATTGGGTATGAAGCTCAGGAGCAAATTTATAAAACACCGAAGCAGGATTTAAATACTGAGTGACACGAATGAACTCTGTAGCACATACATCAATTCCTCCAAAGCCCGTGAGGATGTCTCGAATCTGTGGGTCCACCACACCTTCCATCGGTGCAAGATAAATTTTGATTGCTTTAAGGGGTGGCGAAAGTGTCATAAGCTAGGGTCTTATCATAGAAAATTTTGATATCCTAGCCTTCAGAAGTAAATAGGGTGGACTTATATCTTACTTAAATTCAAGGGGCAAAAAGAATGTCAAAACCTTAGTCAGAAGAAGCTCCAGTGACTAACAAATCCAATATAAAGTGACGTTTTTGGTCTCTATTTTGCAATTGTTAATCTGGGGGGGAGACATGATCTGGAAAAGTAAAAAAATATACATAGTTTTATTTTTTACAGCCATGTTTATACCCAAGGCCCATTCTCAAGAGGTGGGCCATGGAACAGGTGCAGTGTCAGCGCCTGCGCCACAAGGAAGACCGAGTGCTTCTAGCAATGCACACTCTTGTACCCTAGAGCAAATAGAAGAAAACAAAAAAGTGATCGCCTACTGTGATGCGAATTGGGAAAAATGGGAGATCGAAAAACCACCCGAAAATGAACGTCGCTCGGTCCATGACTGTTCAGGGCTTTTTTCTTCCACCACAGTGTCAAGTTGTGGGAAGGCCATCTTGGGTCTTCCGATCATGGCCTACCAGCTGGCCAAAATGGGTTGGAGCACTATATTTCCAAATAAAAATACTTTTGCCTATGTATCTCAAGAAGGAACTTTAGAAGAGATCACTGAGTATCTGCTCACGGAAAAGGTCACTCAAATTTGTGGAATGACCCCAGAACACGAAAGCTATTCGGCCTATCACGAGCAAGTGTGTGAAACTTTGTATCAGTCACTTGAACCTGGTGATTTGATGGCTGAAAAAATGTGTTTTGATATCATCAATGAAGAGGATTATAAGGCCATTCGTTGTCATGAAAGTTCTGAAGCCCAAAAGTTCAGACAAGAAAAAAGACAAGAGGCCTTAAAAGAAGCGCAAGAGATCAAAACCTTACAAAAAGAACAAAAAAGAATCGCCCAATCTAAGAAAGCCGAGATGGATCGAGTGTATGATGTCTGTAAAACTCATCTAATGCCTAATTACAGTACGACAGAAAAAGTTTTAATGTTAGCCGTACCCCTTTATGGTGCGAGCGCTATAGCCCTCAGTCAGGCTCAGCCTAGCAAAAGAGCCGTTGAGCTTTTTAATAATTGTGTGAACGAAGAGACCAAGGGCAACCCCGAACTTCGTCAAGAGTTGGAAAAAAGTGGAAGAGGTCTGGTGGAACAGCTCACGGGACAACTTGATGCCTTACAATGTTATGATGAGGGATCACGACGAGAACTGCAATGCGAACTGGCTCTGGCTGCAGGCACATTAGGGGGCAGTCTTTCCATTGCTGCTGCAAAAAAACTGGGTAAAAAAGGAATCTCTGCTATCGAGCGACGTTTAGGTCGAAAGATGCTTGGACTTGCCGATAATTTTAGAGACTTAAGACGAGCCGCCGCTTTAAGTGACGCCCAAAGAATCAGTGAGGCTTCGGAGCTGTTAGGTAGAAAACTTAAAGCCTATGAAGCCAAACAGATTTTAGACGCCCATAAAGTGGGAAACGGTAGAGCGGGGGCAGGGTATTTTAATTACACACCTGAAGAGATCGCCGAAAAAGCACGAATTTTAGAAGCCTTCACTCCTGATGAGCGCCGCCTATTGATGGAAAGAGGAATTGTTGGGCAAATGCAGAGTGGGGGAGAACATTTAGGACGCACCTTTGCAGTGAGAGATTACACTGAAGAGATCATGGCCTTGTGGGATGAGGGCAGCTCATACGCTGTACGGTGTAGCAGTTGCGGTTTTTCAAGAATCAAAGTGGATGATGTGGCAAGAGGACATATTGCCGCTAGACATGAAATGCACAATCTGGCCACACAAAATATGAACAAAGCCTTAAATGAAATCAATCAACTTATGGCACGAACTCCTAAAGGAAGTCATATTTCTACAGAAGAGGTTTTGCGCATTTTAGATAAACATGGTGTACCGTACTTGGATAATGGAGTGACGACGATGTTCCCTCGAGGGACAGACATCAATAAATTTTTTGAAAATTTAAAAAACGTAGAATTAAAAGAGATCGGTACGGGAAACACTATGCGTGGAGCTACGGATTACAGTGCGGTAGTCAACGGGGACACCTACGTGGTTCGTATATGCACTTCTAAGCAACCTTGTTCAAGAGGTGATGGCTTACCCGCAGCCAAAGAAGGCGAAGTGATCAGTGCTTATCCTTCTTGTGGTCAGGGAGTCCGCTTGATACCTAAACCTCGAGACATTAGAAATATTTTGGATAACAAGATACAATCAGGTGGTAACCGCGTTATGCTTTCTGATATCTTTCCTGAACGCAGCTGTTCTTAGTTGAGGGTTTGAGAGTCGCGACCTAAATACAGATCAACGTAAGTCTTTAATCTTTCTTGTTGCATGACTGGGGTTAAAAGTATTGTGGTGGTGTTTCTTTCGCCTCCCGCACTGAACACATCATGGGTGATGCGATAGTTGTCGATGGTTAAAAGTAACCTTCCGTCATCTAGTTTTTTAAATGTCCAAACAGAACGTTCATTCATTTGCACCGCCGTTCTGACACGAGAGATAAAACTGATCTGTAAAGTTCTAGGGTCAGTGGAGCTGACTTGTGAACGGACCCCGTTATCAACAATAGGCTTTCCTGAAATGTAACTCATCACAGGCTCCACATAGTATGTGGACCAAATGTCTTGGTTTGTTTCTTTGGCAGACTCAGTTTCTGTTTTTGTAATGTCAGTTTCTAGTTTTCCGATTTGTGTTTGGCGAAGAACATTCTGACCTTGCTGATTAAAAAAGTGCAGTACCATGGCTTCCCCTAAGGGAGTATTTTCATTGTCTTCGGTTTTTACAAGCTCCCATCTTTTGCTACCTAGGACATAGTTTTCAGAGGATAGCTTTTGAGTCAAAAAGACCTGCATAGGGTTCTTTTCAACAGAAAAGTAACTCATAATCGCTTTGTCACTAGCCTCAGGCGAAGGATTTCCTTTGTAAATGTCGAGCAAAGGGTTTGTGGAATCCAGAAGTTTGGCCCCTTCCACATTTAAAAACTCCACACATCGGCCTTGGGCAAAGACAGATGTCGTCCACAATAACATTCCTATAATAATAAGAGCTTTAAACATGTTTGCGGCCTCTCTAGGATTCACATTCTTAAAGGTTGTTTTATACAAAGATTATGCCCACTTAGGACCTGTCTAGGTGTTTTTAGAAGTACATATAGAGTCCCCCCGTAAAATCAAGGACCAAAAATGTCATAGACAGACTCTGGCTGTGAGTCCGTGGCGCACACGATAATTGGCGAGTTCCTGATTTTCCGTTGTCAACCTTGAGCGTGCAAGACATGTTGAGTGTGCTTATAATAGAGACCTTACTCTATCATATTGAAACAGCAACATTATAACTAGTCTTGCCCAGAATCATGACATTGTTAAAAGTCTACGCACTGATTTAAAAATCAGAGCACATACACTTGGTTTCAGATTTGCTTTACCCAATCTGTTGGGGGGAACTTATGATTTTTAAAAAAGCACTGGTATGGATTGCATTATTGGTTACAGTATTGACCTTTCAGAACTGTGAATTTCAAAGCTTTGATTCGTCAGAGGTCGAAAGAAAGGAAGTGACGTCAGTAGACCATTTCTCGGTGGACATTAAGGAGCATCCTCATGTGCTTGAAGGCTATCAGTACACCACTCAAATTAGAGCGCAATTAGATGTAGCCACAGGAATTGACGGCCATCAGATTGTGGCTAAGGATAAATTTATTATCACCAAGCAAACATCAGACACAAGTAAAAACACCTGCACCACTTCCTACAGTGTGTCTAGGGATGAGATCAGAACCCTACTTAAAGATATTGAAGATGCTCGCGTGGTGAAAGCTCTCAAGTCCTCAGATCTATGGATTGCCGATGCCGCTATTTATACTTTAAGTGTCAATCATGAGACAAAAATCTTACTCAGTAACAAGAATTACCAAGCAGGTGATTTGTACACGACAGATATTCAATTTTCTGATTTTGAAAAGCTACTTCAGCAATTAGAAGACAACATCATAGCCAAAAACTGTGAAGATGTAGCGATAGACAGTTTTGCCGTTACAATTAAAGAGCATCCTCATGTTATGACAGGACATAAGTACACTTCGTTTATTAAAGCATCTTTAGATTCTGCCACAGGTGTTGATGGCAAGGTGATTTTGATAAAAAATCAGTTTCTGATCACTAGAGAAGAGATCATCGCAGGCAAAGGAACTTGTGCCATGAGCTATAGTGTTTCTCGGGATGACCTCAGTTCAGTCTTAAAAAAGATCAAAGAGGCCAAAATCAACTTTGCCACAAAGCCTTCAGAAATCAATGGGGCTGACATGGCCATTTATACTTTACAAGTTGATAAAGGGCCTGTGATTTTACTCAGTAGTATAAACTATAACAAGGGTGATCATTATACCACCGACATAGGGCTTAAAGATTTTAGTCAAGCCTTGGATAGTTTAAGTCATAAAGTGATCTTTAATGGATGTGCGGACGAAAAATAGGGAGCTTGTCTAGGCAGCAAAAAGTCATAGGTGTAGTTGATATGAAATGATAACTAAATTCTGTAAAAACAATACAGGCTTTAAAGATAAAGAAAAATAAGAGAGGTGGGTTAAAAACATCTCTCTTATTTTTTTGCCAGTTTACAGATGTAATCAAATTGCTTAGGAGTAACAGGCTGAATGGAAAGGCGAGACCCTTTCTTTAAGAGCATCATGTCGGTCAGGGCTTTGTGTTCTCGCAATTCATCAAGACTAAGTAAGGTTTTAAACTTTTCTACAAACTTCACTTCCACACACTCCCAAATGGGCCTTTCGGGTGTGGCTTTCGGTTCAAAGTACGTGGATTTTTTATCAAAGGCCGTAGGGTCAGGGGCGGCTGGCTTAGACACCTTGGCAAGCCCCGCCACTCCAGGAGGTTTAGCGTTAGAATGATAAAATAAAACCTCATCCCCTATGCTCATCTCTTGAGTCATAAAGTTCCTAGCCTGATAATTCCTAACCCCTTCCCACAAGGTGGTCTTGTCTTTCTTCAGATCATCAATAGAAAACACCTCGGGCTCTGACTTCATCAACCAATACTTTTTGCTCATAATAAAGGCTCTCCATAAAGAAATAAAAAATATCAAAATCCAAAACTTAAATAAAAACAAGCAAAAAAAAAGAGAATAAACTATCAAAATTTAAATAAAAACTTCCCAATCTGTGCACCCCTTTGGCGAGGAGTTAGACTCTCTGTTTAGGTCGTTCCCTCACCGCGCGAGCGATGCGTATCCGACCTGCGTTAGCCTGTGGGACCGTTAGGTCCCAGAGGTTGATGCAGGCCGAAGACGCTTCGCACCCGCTGGTTCTGGGAACGACCTAAACAGAGAGTCTAACTCCTCGCCAAGCGCAGAAATGACACATAGGGGGATGGTGACAGGATTTTAACTGTCGTGATAAGGTGAATTCATTCAAAAAAATGAGTGTACCTAAGGAGTATAAGTGTATGGGTTTTCGTGTTGAAAAAGATTCTATGGGCGAGATCAATGTTCCTGAAGAAAGACTATGGGGAGCGCAAACTCAAAGGTCTTTAGAAAACTTTAAGATTGGTGGGGACAAATTTCCTCGCGAGATGATCCGTGCATTAGGAATTTTGAAAAAATCCGCTGCTGCCGCTAACTCTGACTTAGGATTATTAGAGGCTGAAAAGGCCAAAGCCATCATCGCTGCATGTGATGAGGTGATTGAAGGGAAGTGGGACGCCGAGTTTCCCTTGGTTGTATGGCAAACAGGCAGTGGCACTCAGACGAACATGAACACCAATGAAGTGATCGCCAATCGTGCGGCAGAAGTTTTGGGGTTTGCTCGCGGAGATAAAAAAGTTCACCCTAATGATGATGTCAATAAGGCGCAGTCGTCTAATGACACTTTCCCCACGGCCATGCACATTGCTGTGGCTGAACAGGTGACGAATAAGCTTCTGCCTGCCTTAAGAAACTTTTTGCAGTCTTTAAAACAGAAGGCCAAAGACTTTGAAGACATTGTTAAAATTGGTCGCACCCACTTTATGGATGCCACCCCACTCACTTTAGGGCAGGAGTTTTCTGCTTACGCCAAACAGATGGAACTGGGCATTGCTCGAGTAGAGGCAAGTCTTCCTGATGTTTTAAGTTTAGCTCTAGGTGGAACAGCAGTAGGTACAGGTTTAAACACTCATCCAGAGTTTGCAGACAAGGCCTGTGAGCAGATTGCTAAAGAAACAGGTTTAAAGTTTGCCTCTGCGGAGAATAAGTTTGAAACTCTGGCAGCTCATGATGCTTTAGTGCAAATGCACGGAAGCTTAAAAACTGTGGCTGTGAGTCTAATGAAGATTGCTAATGACATTCGTATGCTAGGCAGTGGCCCTCGCTGCGGGATTGGTGAAATCCAACTGCCTGCCAATGAACCAGGAAGCAGTATTATGCCTGGTAAGGTCAACCCGACTCAGTGTGAGGCTCTGACTATGGTAGCCGCTCAAGTGATGGGCAATGATGTAGCTGTCACTGTAGGTGGGAGTATGGGACAGTTTGAGCTTAACGTCTTTAAACCCTTGATCGTGTTTAATACTTTAAATTCAATTCGTTTGCTTGCCGATGCCTGCGACAGTTTTAGACTTAACTGTTTGGATGGCATTGAGGCCAACACAGATCAAATCACGAAGCACTTAAATAACTCTTTGATGCTGGTGACGGCTCTTAACCCTCATATTGGGTATGACAATGCGGCAAAGATTGCTAAAACCGCTTTTGAAAACAATACGACCCTCAAAGACGAAGCCATTAAATTGGGATTTATGACTGCCGAGCAGTTTGAACAGTGGGTTAGACCTGAAGACATGTTGGGGCCAAAGGCGTAGTTTTAAGGAGCAAAAAAGATGAGCTTTGAGCTTACACAGTATATTCCATGGTTAGATAATGAAAACGTCAGACCTTACATTTTGTCTCGACCTAAAAATATTCCTGAATATCCTGGGTCAGAGGTTGAGGATTTTGATTGGTTTCGTTCTTTAGATGTGGTGGTAAAAAACCCTTTTCATGTGGACGAACTTGAGTTTTCAGATTTGATCATGGATGTAGAGAGTCGCGCCTTTCATGAAGCGGGAATGGCTATGCCACGCTGGGTGTTTTTTGACTGCGCGATCATGCCTGGTTTTGTTGCTGGTTTTGCTCATCGCACGTCGACTTTGCCTGAAGCCGTTAAGAAAGCCATTGGTCGACCTATTACGGGCGAGTGGACACCTATCTCTCTCTTTATCACTATTCCTACTCAACGCCCTGGAGAGTGGGTGGCTCACAATTTAATGAGTGTGAACTCCATCCTAGAGAAAAAAGATCAGTTTTATGGTTTAGGGTTTTTAAGTAAGGCTTTTGGTTTATGGTATGGCAATATTGAAAAGTTATGTGGGATGACTCAGTGGGGAAGTCCAGCACTTAAACTGCATTGTCATTACGGTGATATAAAAATGTTAACTGCCTATACGCCTGTGCATTCACATGCAAAAACCATCACATACCAGTGCAATGTTGACCCTTATGTTTGGGAAAGTTTTTTCACTAAAAAGTATCATGATCATTTTGAAGAAAGGTTTGAACCTTCAGGTGTCATTGTGGATCATCAAAATTTAGAAAGTCTTTTGAGTATGCAAAAACTTTTGGAAGACAACGACAGAGGGTACTTCTTAAGTCCTGAGTTCATCCGTAAAGAATCTTTGCAGCAACCCATTCCAGTTTTTGTTAAAAAATAATCAAGTCACGCTTAAGAGGGGGAAATCATGAAGCATGTGGAAAGATTAAAACAAAGTTTAGTATTACCTGTAATTTTCGGACTACTTTTAAGTTTTTTTGTAGTACCTAGTCTAACTCAAGCCAGAAGTACGCAAGTGTCTGGAACTGGATTTAGCACTGTTGATGTCAATGCCGCTTGCCATGAACAGACCTCGTCACGTTTTATGAGAACAACAAGGAAAGACCGTCATGTCCCTTGTGATTGCAAACCTTTTAACGTGCATCAATTTAAGGGCAACCATGTTAGATATTTTGTCCAAGGTATTCGTAGCACTAAAGGTGCAGATGAAAAGATAGATTTAAATCGTGATGAGGCTCGTATGCTATGGAGAGCTTTTAACCCTAAGGTATCTGAAGACGCACGTCTTAAATTACAAGAGGAGATTTTAGCTAAAGGGGATCGTCTTGCTGATTATGTGGATGTGTTGACGGAAGGCCAGATGTGGCAGGGATTTAAATTTTCTTCTGAGGGCGATGTTCTGGAGGCGTTAGCTATCGCTAAAAAAGAAGAGAGTTATCCATTGCCGCATTATTTTGTAACTGGTGGTATTGCCTATGGCAAAAATCATACAGAAGGCGAGCTTGATATTGTGGTTTTTGAAAGAGCCACCTGTAAGGTCATAGAGGTGGGTGAAGCCAAATTGGGTAAAGGAACTAATGATGCCCGTAAACAGCTTGCTAGATTCAGAAATTTTGTTAATTAGTACCTATGAAGCCTATTGAAGCAGAAATCATCCGTATTTTAGAAAAAGAGTTTGCACCCTCAGTGCTTGAGGTTGTGAACGAAAGCGACATGCACCATGGCCCCAAGGGCAGAGAGTCGCATTTTAAAGTGTATTTGGTTTCTGATTCGTTTTCAGATATGTCTAGAATCCAAAGGCAACGTATAGTTTTCGCGGCTTTGGGTGATATTATGACTTCAATTCATGCTTTTACTCTTAAGGCGGTTACAAGATCTGAACACCAGTCCCAAGCTAGTGGTTTTGAAAGCCCTAAGTGTGCTTCCGCTTCTCATAAAAAGCTTTTATAGAGAGAGCTTGTCGAGTTGATTTTTAATCGAAGTAAACAGTTGATTTTTCTGAGAGGATTCCTCTTTTTTAGTCTCAGGCTTAGGGGTCTTTACCTCTGTTGTGGGCTCTATGATGTCCCAGACCTCTAAGGCTTTCATAAGTTCTTGGCATAAACTAGGGATTTTCCCTTCTTTTCCTGATGACATTCATATATTGTTAGAAGTCATTGGGCTTTTGACAAGTAAAAAGTCTCTGTTATTAAACAGGATGTAATAACCATTAAAAAAGTCTCTGTAATCAAACAGGGCAGAGTAACTACTAAAAAGTGAGGGCGTAATGGCTGAAGAGATCATATATACGATGAAAGGTGTGGGGAAAGTGATTCCTCCCAACAAATATATTCTGAAAGACATCTATTTATCGTATTTTTATGGCGCAAAGATCGGTGTTTTGGGTCTAAACGGAGCGGGAAAAAGTACTCTGCTAAGAATTATGGCAGGTGAAGATCAAGATTTTCTAGGAGAAGCCTTCCCTTCTAAAGACTATAAAGTGGGATATCTAAAACAAGAGCCCGAGTTGAATCCTGAGAAAAATGTCAAAGACAACATTCTTGATGGGATGGGTGACCTTCCCAAGTGGTTAGCAGAGTTTAACCGAATCAGTATGGAGCTTTGTGATGAAAATATCACCCCAGAGCAGATGGAGGCCTTGATTGAGAAGCAAGGGCAGGTTCAGGAAAAGATTGAGTCTGTGGATGGCTGGGAGGCCGATCAAAAGATTGAGCAGGCGATGGAGGCTCTTCGTTGTCCTGATGCTGAGTCCGATGTGACTAAGCTCTCTGGAGGAGAAAAGCGTCGTGTGGCTTTGGCTAGGCTTCTCTTATCAAGCCCCGATATTCTACTCTTAGACGAACCTACCAACCACTTGGATGCCGAGTCGGTGTCATGGCTGGAACATTATTTAGCGACCTTCCCTGGGACTGTGATTGCGGTCACCCATGATAGATACTTTTTGGACAATGTGGCGGGTTGGATTTTAGAGCTAGATCGCGGTGAAGGAATTCCGTTTAAGGGCAACTACTCATCTTGGTTAGACCAGAAGAACACACGTCTAAAGCAGGAGGCCAAGGCCGAGAGCAACCGTCAGAAGACTCTGGAAAAAGAATTAGAGTGGATCAAGATGAACCCTAAGGGGCGTCAAACCAAAGCTAAGGCTCGTATCTCAAATTATGAAAGTTTACTGAA
Protein-coding sequences here:
- the ettA gene encoding energy-dependent translational throttle protein EttA; this translates as MAEEIIYTMKGVGKVIPPNKYILKDIYLSYFYGAKIGVLGLNGAGKSTLLRIMAGEDQDFLGEAFPSKDYKVGYLKQEPELNPEKNVKDNILDGMGDLPKWLAEFNRISMELCDENITPEQMEALIEKQGQVQEKIESVDGWEADQKIEQAMEALRCPDAESDVTKLSGGEKRRVALARLLLSSPDILLLDEPTNHLDAESVSWLEHYLATFPGTVIAVTHDRYFLDNVAGWILELDRGEGIPFKGNYSSWLDQKNTRLKQEAKAESNRQKTLEKELEWIKMNPKGRQTKAKARISNYESLLKEPSKEKLSELQLYIPPGPRLGKKVIEAKNISKKYGDKLLFENLSFDIPPGGIVGIVGPNGAGKTSLFRMIVGQEKPDSGEIQVGETVKLAYVDQSRESLNPDKTVWEEISGGEDVMKVGDREMNSRAYVSKFNFSGGDQQKKVGALSGGERNRVQLAKLLAGGANVILLDEPTNDLDVNTMRALEEALEEFGGCALIISHDRWFLDRVCTHTMGFEGESHVEFFHGSYSEYEENLKKRLGVDTLQPKRIRYRKISN
- a CDS encoding EVE domain-containing protein, producing MSKKYWLMKSEPEVFSIDDLKKDKTTLWEGVRNYQARNFMTQEMSIGDEVLFYHSNAKPPGVAGLAKVSKPAAPDPTAFDKKSTYFEPKATPERPIWECVEVKFVEKFKTLLSLDELREHKALTDMMLLKKGSRLSIQPVTPKQFDYICKLAKK
- the grxC gene encoding glutaredoxin 3, giving the protein MSQVTIYTWTVCPYCDRAKALLKSKGVDYKEINLDGKDDELNALREKTGMRTVPQIFIGDELVGGYTDLAALDASGELDKKLS
- a CDS encoding BolA family transcriptional regulator, with the protein product MKPIEAEIIRILEKEFAPSVLEVVNESDMHHGPKGRESHFKVYLVSDSFSDMSRIQRQRIVFAALGDIMTSIHAFTLKAVTRSEHQSQASGFESPKCASASHKKLL
- a CDS encoding tRNA-dihydrouridine synthase family protein, yielding MTLSPPLKAIKIYLAPMEGVVDPQIRDILTGFGGIDVCATEFIRVTQYLNPASVFYKFAPELHTQSRTPHGTPVFLQLLGSDLNCMAENAQLACELGAHGIDINFGCPAKTVNRHDGGSVILKNPERVFAITQAVRKAVPTHIPVTTKVRLGFEHKDFHKEIALAAQEAGSANLVVHARTKLEAYRPPAHWEYIANMKDAVTMPVVANGDIWSVEDYFKCKEISGCSDVMLGRGLMAQPLLALQIRSALGESVPHPETALLLQPQASSNPHMPNDLERFYIHQFIFKYYELNATSPVPLLLGRLKQLIKLLSRHSVFFQHAFEQIKRHRQVEDILQHLA
- the fumC gene encoding class II fumarate hydratase yields the protein MGFRVEKDSMGEINVPEERLWGAQTQRSLENFKIGGDKFPREMIRALGILKKSAAAANSDLGLLEAEKAKAIIAACDEVIEGKWDAEFPLVVWQTGSGTQTNMNTNEVIANRAAEVLGFARGDKKVHPNDDVNKAQSSNDTFPTAMHIAVAEQVTNKLLPALRNFLQSLKQKAKDFEDIVKIGRTHFMDATPLTLGQEFSAYAKQMELGIARVEASLPDVLSLALGGTAVGTGLNTHPEFADKACEQIAKETGLKFASAENKFETLAAHDALVQMHGSLKTVAVSLMKIANDIRMLGSGPRCGIGEIQLPANEPGSSIMPGKVNPTQCEALTMVAAQVMGNDVAVTVGGSMGQFELNVFKPLIVFNTLNSIRLLADACDSFRLNCLDGIEANTDQITKHLNNSLMLVTALNPHIGYDNAAKIAKTAFENNTTLKDEAIKLGFMTAEQFEQWVRPEDMLGPKA